In Microbacterium cremeum, a genomic segment contains:
- a CDS encoding formate--tetrahydrofolate ligase yields the protein MTASNIEIAQRAELRPITRIAESLGIPDDALEPYGRYKAKVSLAHVRTLRERPRGRLVLVTAVSPTPAGEGKTTTTVGLGDALTRIGERAMICLREPALGPVFGMKGGAAGGGYAQVVPMEDINLHFTGDFPAIAVATNLLAALIDNHIHHGNELGIDVRRVTWRRVLDVNDRALRDTVVGLGGPSNGYPRESGFDIVVASEVMAIFCLATDLADLKERLGDIVVGYTRDRAAIRARDLHAHGAMAALLRDALAPNLVQTLEHTPAFVHGGPFANIAHGCNSFIATDAALRLADYVVTEAGFGADLGAEKFVDILCRSTGLRPDAAVIVATVRALKYHGGVEVADLAREDVAAVELGAANLRRHLETVRETFGIPAVVAINHRAEDTDAETAALVAIVEAAGAEAVVARHFAEGGAGAEDLARAVVRLCAEPAADSASGLRFTYPDDATLWQKMTAIATRIYGASEVTASTAVRAQIRRLQNEGYGAYPVCVAKTQYSFSTDPRLRGAPTGHVVDIREVRLAAGARFVVMVCGDIMTMPGLPAVPAATTIDVTEDGRIVGLF from the coding sequence GTGACCGCGAGCAACATCGAGATCGCACAGCGGGCCGAACTGCGGCCGATCACCCGGATCGCCGAGAGCCTCGGCATTCCGGACGACGCCCTCGAGCCGTACGGGCGCTACAAGGCCAAGGTCTCGCTGGCGCATGTGCGCACGCTGCGCGAGCGCCCGCGCGGGCGCCTCGTGCTGGTGACGGCGGTCTCGCCCACACCCGCGGGCGAGGGCAAGACCACGACGACGGTGGGGCTCGGCGACGCGCTGACCCGCATCGGTGAGCGCGCCATGATCTGCCTGCGCGAGCCGGCGCTCGGGCCGGTGTTCGGCATGAAGGGCGGCGCGGCGGGCGGCGGCTACGCGCAGGTCGTGCCGATGGAAGACATCAACCTCCACTTCACGGGCGACTTCCCGGCGATCGCCGTGGCCACCAATCTGCTCGCGGCGCTGATCGACAACCACATCCATCACGGCAACGAGCTCGGCATCGATGTGCGGCGCGTGACCTGGCGGCGCGTGCTCGACGTCAACGACCGGGCCTTGCGCGACACGGTCGTGGGCCTCGGCGGCCCGTCGAACGGATACCCGCGCGAGAGCGGGTTCGACATCGTGGTGGCGTCCGAGGTCATGGCGATCTTCTGCCTCGCGACGGATCTCGCCGACCTCAAGGAGCGCCTCGGCGACATCGTCGTCGGATACACGCGCGACCGCGCGGCGATCCGGGCGCGCGACCTCCACGCGCACGGCGCGATGGCCGCGCTCCTGCGCGACGCCCTCGCGCCGAACCTCGTGCAGACCCTCGAGCACACGCCGGCGTTCGTGCACGGCGGCCCGTTCGCCAACATCGCACACGGCTGCAACTCGTTCATCGCGACGGATGCCGCGCTCCGGCTGGCCGACTACGTCGTGACCGAAGCGGGCTTCGGCGCCGACCTCGGCGCCGAGAAGTTCGTCGACATCCTGTGCCGGTCGACAGGTCTGCGTCCGGACGCCGCCGTGATCGTCGCGACGGTGCGGGCGCTGAAGTACCACGGCGGCGTCGAGGTGGCAGACCTCGCCCGTGAGGATGTCGCGGCGGTCGAGCTCGGCGCCGCCAACCTGCGCCGTCACCTCGAGACGGTGCGCGAGACGTTCGGCATTCCCGCCGTCGTCGCCATCAACCATCGTGCGGAAGACACGGATGCCGAGACCGCGGCGCTCGTCGCGATCGTCGAGGCCGCGGGGGCGGAGGCGGTCGTCGCGCGGCACTTCGCCGAGGGCGGCGCCGGAGCCGAGGATCTCGCCCGTGCGGTCGTGCGCCTGTGCGCGGAGCCCGCGGCGGACTCGGCATCCGGACTTCGCTTCACCTACCCCGACGACGCCACCCTGTGGCAGAAGATGACGGCGATCGCGACCCGCATCTACGGAGCATCCGAGGTCACGGCCTCGACGGCGGTGCGCGCGCAGATCCGGCGCCTGCAGAACGAGGGCTACGGCGCGTACCCGGTGTGCGTCGCCAAGACCCAGTACTCGTTCTCGACCGACCCGCGGCTGCGCGGTGCGCCGACCGGCCACGTGGTCGACATCCGCGAGGTGCGCCTCGCCGCCGGCGCCCGGTTCGTGGTGATGGTCTGCGGCGACATCATGACGATGCCGGGGCTGCCGGCGGTGCCGGCCGCGACCACGATCGACGTCACCGAGGACGGGCGGATCGTCGGGCTGTTCTAG
- a CDS encoding glycine--tRNA ligase has translation MAEQSRLDKVIALARHRGFVFQAGEIYGGSRSAWDYGPLGTELKENIRRQWWQTFVRGRGDMVGLDSSVILPKRVWEASGHVDTFTDPLVECLQCHKRFRADNLIEDFEARKGRKAENGLADIPCPNCGTKGQYTEPKAFSGLVKTYLGVVDDESGLHYLRPETAQGIFVNFSNVLTASRKKPPFGIGQVGKAFRNEITPGNFIFRTREFEQMEIEFFTPPAEAQHWFEHWVEECWNWFTDLGIDPANMRRFDVPEDERAHYSAGTIDVEYRFGFPGKEWGELMGVANRTDYDLGSHTEASGQSLSYFDQASGEKYIPYVIEPSFGLTRSMMAFLVDAYHEEEAPNAKGGTDTRTVLKLDPRLAPVKAAILPLSRNEQLSPIAREVAEDLRGEWNIDFDDAGAIGRRYRRQDEIGTPFCVTVDFDSLEDRAVTVRDRDTMGQERVPLEGLKSYLAERLRGA, from the coding sequence GTGGCCGAACAGTCCCGCCTCGACAAAGTCATCGCCCTCGCCCGCCACCGCGGGTTCGTGTTCCAGGCCGGTGAGATCTACGGCGGATCCCGGTCGGCGTGGGACTACGGCCCGCTCGGCACCGAGCTCAAGGAGAACATCCGCCGGCAGTGGTGGCAGACGTTCGTGCGCGGCCGGGGCGACATGGTCGGGCTCGACTCGTCGGTGATCCTGCCCAAGCGCGTGTGGGAGGCATCCGGTCACGTCGACACGTTCACCGACCCCCTCGTCGAGTGCCTGCAGTGCCACAAGCGGTTCCGCGCCGACAATCTCATCGAGGACTTCGAGGCGCGCAAGGGCCGCAAGGCCGAGAACGGCCTCGCCGACATCCCGTGCCCCAACTGCGGCACGAAGGGGCAGTACACCGAGCCCAAGGCGTTCTCGGGTCTGGTGAAGACCTACCTCGGCGTCGTCGACGACGAATCGGGCCTGCACTACCTGCGCCCCGAGACCGCTCAGGGCATCTTCGTGAACTTCTCGAACGTGCTCACCGCCAGCCGCAAGAAGCCGCCGTTCGGCATCGGCCAGGTGGGCAAGGCCTTCCGCAACGAGATCACGCCGGGCAACTTCATCTTCCGCACGCGCGAGTTCGAGCAGATGGAGATCGAGTTCTTCACGCCGCCGGCCGAGGCGCAGCACTGGTTCGAGCACTGGGTGGAGGAGTGCTGGAACTGGTTCACCGACCTGGGCATCGACCCGGCGAACATGCGCCGGTTCGACGTGCCCGAGGACGAGCGCGCGCACTACTCAGCCGGCACCATCGACGTCGAGTACCGCTTCGGATTCCCCGGCAAGGAGTGGGGCGAGCTCATGGGCGTCGCCAACCGCACCGACTACGACCTCGGCAGCCACACCGAGGCGTCGGGGCAGTCGCTGTCGTACTTCGATCAGGCGTCGGGCGAGAAGTACATCCCGTACGTGATCGAACCGTCGTTCGGCCTCACCCGCAGCATGATGGCGTTCCTCGTCGACGCGTACCACGAGGAGGAGGCGCCGAACGCGAAGGGCGGCACCGACACCCGCACGGTGCTCAAGCTCGACCCGCGCCTGGCGCCGGTCAAGGCCGCGATCCTGCCGCTCTCGCGCAACGAGCAGCTGTCTCCGATCGCGCGCGAGGTGGCCGAAGACCTCCGCGGCGAGTGGAACATCGACTTCGACGACGCGGGCGCCATCGGCCGCCGCTACCGCCGCCAGGACGAGATCGGCACGCCGTTCTGCGTCACCGTCGACTTCGACTCGCTCGAGGACCGCGCCGTCACCGTGCGCGACCGCGACACCATGGGCCAGGAGCGCGTGCCGCTCGAGGGCCTCAAGTCCTACCTCGCGGAGCGTCTGCGCGGAGCCTGA
- a CDS encoding glycosyltransferase: MSIIDQEEDMKVLIFTFGTRGDIEPFAALAERIARAGHTAVLAAPEAYRGAVAEPAGFLPMATEMDEVMRAGMTGMSGPSQALGIARRMSAAMKKSLDEQWDAAQQVEPTIIVSHPKALGGPHVAERLGIPVVPSLPLPFLTPTAAFPVPFIARSFPGSWNRASYQFNRFTALAYGGMINRFRREKLGLARMSRFSDYLHAADGSRVPVLYPFSRHVVPVPADYPASAHVTGYWFRDDPEAAPAPSPRLQEFLAAGAPPIYVGFGSMGFGRGAEARGRLVMEAVLEAGVRAVVSTGWGALHAQSTAEVMVVDEVSHRWLFPRVAAVVHHGGSGTTAAGLRAGRPTLVCPVLGDQPFWGRRVHELGAGPEPLPLRRATAETLTDRIRRLVGDPGYAGKAAAIGEAIEQEDGTARALEVLLEIEAAHAAHRSTA; this comes from the coding sequence ATGTCCATCATCGACCAGGAGGAAGACATGAAGGTCCTCATCTTCACCTTCGGCACCCGTGGCGACATCGAGCCGTTCGCCGCCCTCGCGGAGCGGATCGCCCGAGCGGGCCACACCGCGGTGCTCGCCGCGCCGGAGGCGTACCGCGGCGCGGTGGCGGAGCCGGCCGGGTTCCTGCCCATGGCGACCGAGATGGACGAGGTCATGCGCGCCGGCATGACGGGCATGAGCGGTCCGTCCCAGGCGCTCGGGATCGCACGGCGCATGTCGGCCGCGATGAAGAAGTCCCTCGACGAGCAATGGGATGCCGCGCAACAGGTCGAGCCGACGATCATCGTCTCCCATCCGAAGGCTCTGGGTGGTCCGCACGTGGCCGAGCGCCTCGGCATCCCGGTGGTGCCCTCGCTGCCGCTGCCGTTCCTGACGCCCACCGCGGCCTTCCCCGTCCCCTTCATCGCACGGTCGTTCCCGGGATCGTGGAATCGTGCCAGCTACCAGTTCAACCGCTTCACGGCGCTCGCGTACGGAGGGATGATCAACAGGTTCCGTCGCGAGAAGCTCGGTCTTGCGCGCATGAGCCGCTTCAGCGACTACTTGCACGCGGCCGACGGATCGCGGGTTCCGGTGCTCTACCCGTTCAGTCGTCACGTGGTCCCCGTGCCCGCCGACTACCCCGCGTCGGCGCACGTCACCGGGTACTGGTTCCGCGACGACCCCGAGGCGGCACCGGCTCCGTCGCCGCGGCTGCAGGAGTTCCTCGCCGCCGGCGCGCCGCCGATCTACGTCGGCTTCGGCAGCATGGGGTTCGGGCGGGGTGCCGAGGCCCGCGGCCGCCTGGTGATGGAGGCGGTGCTCGAGGCCGGCGTGCGCGCCGTGGTCTCGACCGGGTGGGGAGCCCTCCACGCGCAGTCGACCGCCGAGGTCATGGTCGTCGACGAGGTCTCGCACCGCTGGCTGTTCCCCCGGGTCGCCGCGGTCGTGCACCACGGCGGGTCGGGCACCACGGCCGCCGGCCTGCGCGCCGGCCGGCCGACCCTCGTGTGCCCGGTGCTGGGCGATCAGCCGTTCTGGGGGCGACGGGTCCACGAACTCGGCGCCGGCCCCGAGCCGCTCCCGCTCCGCCGTGCGACGGCCGAGACGCTCACCGACCGCATCCGCAGGCTCGTGGGCGACCCCGGCTACGCCGGGAAGGCGGCCGCGATCGGCGAGGCGATCGAGCAGGAGGACGGCACGGCGCGGGCGCTCGAGGTGCTCCTCGAGATCGAGGCCGCGCACGCGGCCCATCGCAGCACCGCGTGA
- a CDS encoding potassium channel family protein produces the protein MVRFPHFGATDRSRRIAEAGSVAVIGLGRFGRALALELMAGGTEVLGIDVEEDLVQSLNGELTQVVRADSTKREALEQLAVDEFDRVVVAIGGDVSASILTCSVLLSMNIPAIWAKAVTDQHGLILEQLGVHKVIYPEKDMGRRVAHLVRGAALDFIEIAPGYAMVKAPAPSSILDMPLGDTGLRRTHGVTIAAFQHGDDPWDNADNRTVLRAGDTILVVGKTGDAEAFAQLL, from the coding sequence TTGGTTAGATTCCCGCACTTCGGCGCGACGGACCGTTCCCGGCGCATCGCCGAGGCCGGCTCGGTCGCCGTCATCGGCCTGGGCCGGTTCGGACGCGCCCTCGCCCTCGAACTGATGGCCGGGGGCACGGAGGTGCTCGGCATCGACGTGGAGGAGGACCTCGTCCAGTCCCTCAACGGCGAGCTCACGCAGGTCGTCCGGGCGGACTCCACCAAGCGAGAGGCCTTGGAGCAGCTCGCCGTCGACGAGTTCGACCGTGTGGTGGTCGCGATCGGCGGCGACGTGTCGGCATCCATCCTCACGTGCTCGGTGCTGCTCAGCATGAACATCCCCGCCATCTGGGCGAAGGCGGTCACCGACCAGCACGGCCTCATCCTCGAGCAGCTCGGCGTGCACAAGGTGATCTACCCCGAGAAGGATATGGGCCGCCGCGTCGCGCACCTGGTGCGCGGTGCCGCGCTGGACTTCATCGAGATCGCCCCCGGTTACGCGATGGTCAAGGCGCCCGCGCCGTCGTCGATCCTCGACATGCCGCTCGGCGACACCGGACTGCGGCGCACGCACGGGGTCACGATCGCGGCGTTCCAGCACGGCGACGACCCGTGGGACAACGCCGACAACCGCACCGTGCTGCGCGCGGGCGACACCATCCTCGTCGTGGGCAAGACCGGCGACGCCGAGGCGTTCGCCCAGCTGCTGTGA